A single window of Rhizobium indicum DNA harbors:
- a CDS encoding acetyl-CoA C-acetyltransferase, producing the protein MTEVFIYDHVRTPRGRGKKDGALHEVPSVRLAAKTLEAIRDRNGLDTGTVDDIIMGCVDPVMDAGAVIPKAAAFEAGYSTKAPGMQISRFCASGLDAVNFGAGKIAQGADDIVIAGGVESMSRVGLGMSGGAWFMDPSVNFPAYFMPQGVSADLIATKYGFSRTDVDAYAVESQKRAAHAWENGWFDKSVVPVKDQNGLTILDKDEHMRPGTDMQALASLNPSFQMPGEMGGFEAVGIQAHPEIERINYVHHAGNSSGIVDGAGVVLLGSKAGGESMGKKPRARIKAFANIGSDPALMLTGPVDVTEKLLKRTGMSLFDIDLFELNEAFAAVVLRYMQAFDIGHDKINVNGGAIAMGHPLGATGAMILGTVLDELERRDLNTALVTLCIGAGMGTATVIERV; encoded by the coding sequence ATGACCGAGGTTTTCATTTACGACCACGTGCGTACGCCGCGCGGCCGCGGCAAGAAGGACGGCGCCCTGCATGAGGTGCCCTCCGTCCGCCTCGCGGCAAAGACGCTGGAGGCGATCCGCGACCGCAACGGGCTGGACACGGGCACGGTCGACGACATCATCATGGGCTGCGTCGATCCGGTCATGGATGCCGGCGCCGTCATCCCCAAGGCTGCCGCCTTCGAAGCCGGTTACTCCACCAAGGCGCCCGGCATGCAGATCTCCCGCTTCTGCGCCTCCGGTCTCGATGCGGTCAATTTCGGCGCCGGCAAGATCGCGCAAGGGGCCGACGATATCGTCATCGCCGGCGGCGTCGAAAGCATGTCCCGCGTCGGTCTCGGCATGTCCGGCGGCGCCTGGTTCATGGATCCTTCAGTAAATTTCCCGGCCTATTTCATGCCGCAGGGCGTCTCGGCCGATCTGATCGCCACCAAATATGGCTTCAGCAGAACGGATGTCGATGCTTACGCGGTCGAGAGCCAGAAGCGTGCCGCCCATGCCTGGGAAAACGGCTGGTTCGACAAGTCGGTCGTCCCGGTCAAGGACCAGAACGGCCTGACGATCCTTGATAAGGATGAACACATGCGCCCCGGCACGGACATGCAGGCGCTCGCCTCCCTCAATCCGTCCTTCCAGATGCCCGGCGAGATGGGCGGCTTCGAGGCCGTCGGCATTCAGGCCCATCCGGAGATCGAGCGCATCAACTATGTCCACCATGCCGGCAATTCCTCCGGCATCGTCGATGGCGCCGGCGTCGTCCTGCTCGGCTCCAAGGCCGGCGGTGAGAGCATGGGCAAGAAGCCGCGCGCCCGCATCAAGGCTTTCGCCAATATCGGTTCCGATCCAGCCCTGATGCTGACCGGGCCTGTCGACGTCACCGAGAAACTGTTGAAGCGGACAGGCATGAGCCTGTTCGACATCGACCTCTTCGAACTCAACGAGGCCTTCGCTGCCGTGGTGCTGCGCTACATGCAGGCCTTCGACATCGGCCACGACAAAATCAACGTCAATGGCGGCGCCATCGCCATGGGCCATCCGCTCGGCGCCACCGGCGCGATGATCCTCGGCACGGTGCTGGACGAACTTGAACGCCGCGACCTCAACACCGCGCTGGTGACGCTCTGCATCGGCGCCGGCATGGGCACGGCAACGGTTATTGAAAGGGTCTGA